A single genomic interval of Verrucomicrobiota bacterium harbors:
- a CDS encoding aspartate kinase, which yields MSLIVQKYGGTSVGNPDRIVKVAERILATQRAGNCVVAVVSAMSGVTDNLIKLARQVAPHPTEREMDVLLATGEQTTIALTAMAINGLGGTAASLTGAQAGIVTDGVHTKAKIANISPERILSLLEAGQIVIVAGFQGQSLEGKITTLGRGGSDLTAIALAAALKADLCQIFTDVDGVYTCDPRIVKSARKIPEISYDEMLEMASLGSKVMQSRSVEFAKKFGVIFEVRSSFNHQPGTIVKEETSSMEKVVIRGVSVDRRQAKVTISHVPDEPGIASRIFSEIASHNVNVDMIVQNVSAEGTTDISFTTHADEVPKITSFLGPVVTEIGARGFTAQGGIAKLSVVGIGMRSHTGVAARMFDMLAKAGINIQMISTSEIKISVIVDENRVEEGAKIVHAGFNLEG from the coding sequence GTGAGCCTCATCGTTCAAAAATACGGCGGTACATCGGTCGGGAACCCGGATCGAATCGTCAAAGTTGCGGAACGCATTCTGGCCACCCAGCGCGCCGGCAACTGCGTCGTGGCGGTCGTCTCGGCCATGTCCGGCGTTACCGACAACCTGATCAAACTGGCCCGGCAGGTCGCGCCGCATCCGACGGAACGGGAGATGGACGTCCTGCTTGCCACCGGCGAGCAGACGACGATCGCCCTTACGGCCATGGCCATCAACGGGCTCGGCGGAACCGCCGCCTCCCTCACCGGCGCGCAAGCCGGAATCGTAACCGACGGAGTCCACACCAAAGCCAAGATCGCCAACATCTCGCCCGAACGCATCCTTTCGCTGCTGGAGGCAGGGCAAATCGTGATCGTGGCCGGATTTCAGGGCCAGAGTCTGGAGGGAAAGATCACCACCCTGGGCCGAGGAGGCTCGGATTTGACGGCCATTGCCCTCGCCGCAGCGCTCAAGGCGGATCTTTGCCAGATTTTCACCGACGTCGACGGCGTTTACACCTGCGATCCGCGCATCGTAAAATCCGCACGCAAAATCCCCGAGATTTCTTACGACGAGATGCTCGAGATGGCCAGCCTCGGATCGAAGGTCATGCAGTCCCGCTCCGTCGAGTTTGCAAAAAAATTCGGGGTTATTTTTGAAGTCCGAAGCAGTTTCAACCATCAGCCAGGCACCATCGTGAAAGAGGAAACCAGCAGCATGGAAAAGGTGGTGATCCGCGGCGTGAGCGTTGATCGCCGGCAGGCCAAGGTCACGATCAGCCACGTACCCGACGAGCCCGGAATCGCCTCCCGGATCTTTTCGGAGATCGCTTCCCACAACGTCAACGTTGACATGATCGTGCAAAATGTTTCGGCGGAAGGCACCACGGACATTTCTTTCACCACGCACGCCGACGAGGTTCCAAAAATCACGAGCTTTCTCGGTCCGGTGGTCACCGAAATCGGGGCACGCGGTTTCACCGCCCAGGGCGGGATCGCCAAGCTAAGCGTCGTCGGCATCGGGATGCGCTCGCATACGGGCGTCGCTGCACGGATGTTCGACATGCTGGCCAAGGCGGGCATCAATATCCAGATGATCAGCACCTCCGAGATCAAAATTTCGGTCATCGTCGATGAAAACCGGGTTGAGGAAGGTGCAAAGATCGTCCACGCCGGCTTCAATCTCGAAGGTTGA
- the argH gene encoding argininosuccinate lyase yields the protein MWKGRFQQETAAAVQRFTESISFDWRLYRHDIEGSIAHARALEKAQLLTGDERRQIEQGLRQIEDEIEAGTFPFRPELEDVHMNIEAALTERIGPAGAKLHTARSRNDQVALDLRLYLRSEVDVIGRLIRDLQRVLVRLGRRFQDAIIPGYTHLQRAQPVPFAHHLLAYVEMLQRDADRLQDARKRINVLPLGSGAIAGSTIPLDRAYVAELLGFPALTHNSMDAVGDRDFAAETLFVVALTGVHLSRLSEDLILFASSEFRFVRISDGYSTGSSLMPQKKNPDVCELTRGKSGRLIGDLTTLLTILKGLPMTYNRDLQEDKVAVFDAVDQIKLILEVYAGMVEEIEVDLDQAKAAAADPALLATDLADYLVLHGLPFRQAHEVIGKLVAYSLARKRGFAELDLSEFQRFSDKFGPGVFGVLNVDRSLQSRTAAGAPSPDNLNRELTEWENRLDG from the coding sequence ATGTGGAAAGGACGTTTTCAACAAGAGACCGCTGCGGCCGTCCAACGTTTCACCGAGTCCATCTCGTTTGACTGGCGCCTTTACCGGCACGACATCGAAGGATCGATCGCGCATGCCCGAGCATTGGAGAAAGCGCAGCTGCTGACCGGCGATGAACGCCGGCAGATCGAGCAGGGCCTCCGGCAGATCGAGGACGAAATTGAGGCAGGCACTTTCCCGTTCCGGCCGGAACTGGAAGACGTCCACATGAACATTGAAGCGGCCCTGACGGAACGGATCGGTCCGGCCGGCGCGAAACTGCATACCGCCCGGAGCCGGAACGATCAGGTGGCCCTTGACCTTCGTCTGTACCTCAGGTCGGAGGTCGACGTGATCGGACGCCTGATTCGTGACCTGCAGCGGGTCCTCGTGCGGCTGGGCCGGCGTTTTCAGGACGCCATCATCCCGGGTTACACCCATCTGCAGCGGGCGCAGCCCGTTCCCTTTGCCCACCACCTGCTGGCCTATGTCGAAATGCTGCAGCGGGATGCCGATCGCCTGCAGGACGCCCGCAAGCGGATCAACGTTTTACCGCTCGGATCCGGAGCCATTGCCGGTTCGACCATTCCGCTCGACCGCGCTTACGTGGCGGAACTTCTTGGGTTTCCGGCCCTCACGCACAACAGCATGGATGCCGTCGGTGATCGCGATTTCGCGGCGGAAACCTTGTTTGTCGTGGCACTGACGGGGGTCCATCTCTCCCGGCTGAGTGAAGACCTTATCTTGTTTGCTTCGAGCGAGTTCCGGTTTGTGCGCATCAGCGACGGGTACAGCACCGGGTCGAGCCTGATGCCGCAAAAGAAAAATCCGGACGTGTGCGAATTGACTCGGGGAAAGAGCGGCCGGTTAATTGGTGATCTCACCACGCTGCTCACCATCCTTAAGGGGCTTCCGATGACTTACAACCGTGATTTGCAGGAGGACAAGGTGGCCGTTTTCGACGCCGTCGACCAGATAAAGCTCATCCTCGAGGTCTATGCCGGGATGGTGGAGGAGATTGAGGTTGACCTCGACCAGGCAAAAGCGGCCGCCGCCGACCCGGCGCTCCTGGCCACTGACCTCGCAGACTACCTGGTTCTGCACGGGCTGCCCTTTCGCCAGGCTCACGAGGTCATCGGCAAACTGGTTGCCTACTCGCTTGCCCGGAAACGGGGGTTTGCCGAGCTGGACCTTTCCGAGTTTCAACGGTTCAGCGACAAATTCGGCCCGGGCGTTTTTGGGGTGTTGAACGTCGACCGATCGCTGCAGAGCCGCACGGCGGCCGGGGCGCCTTCGCCGGACAACCTGAATCGGGAACTGACCGAATGGGAGAACCGGCTGGATGGCTAA